Within the Vicinamibacteria bacterium genome, the region CTTGTTGGCGACGTCCCCGTTGGCGGCAATGCGGTCTGCCCCCACGAGCACCAAATCCACCTCGTGCGTGGCCATGAGGTGCCCGGCCGTGCTGTCGGTGATGAGGGTGGCGGGAATCCCGTCCTGCGCCAATTCCCAGGTCGTGAGGCGGGCACCTTGCAAGTAGGGGCGCGTCTCGTCGGCGAAGACGTTTCTCACCTTCCCCTGGCGGGCCGCCGAGCGGACCACCCCCAGGGCGGTTCCGTAGCCGGCCGTGGCCAGGGCCCCCGCGTTGCAGTGGGTCAGGATGCGGGCTCCCTCCGGGACGAGGCTCGCCCCCAGGTCTCCCATTCGCCGGCAGGACTCCAGGTCTTCGGCCTGGATGGCCAGGGCCTCTTCGAGCAGGGCCGCCCGCAAGACCGCTCCGCCCCGGGGAAGAGCCTCGTTGAAGCGGCGGCGCATCCGCTCGATGGCCCAGAAGAGGTTGACGGCGGTGGGGCGGGTGGCGCGGAGCTCCTCGCAGATCCCCTCGAACGCAGCCTGTAGGGAGGGGCCTTCCGCGGGGGTGCCCCGGACTCCCAGGGCCACCCCCAAAGCGGCGGCTACCCCGATGGCGGGGGCACCCCGGATGGCCATCCCCCGGATGGCCTCCGCCACCTCACGGTGGTCACGGCAGCGGAGAAAGACCTGCTCCTCGGGCAGGCGCCGCTGGTCGATCATGACCACGGCTTCGTCCTCCCAGCTCACGGTGGGGACCACTCCGGACCTCCGCAAAGCCCCATCCTAGTTCAAAAAGCCGTGGTCACCGGCCCCGGTTTGACGGGGCGGGGGGTGGGGCCTAGAATCCCCGCGCACCGCCGAGAACCCCTCCTTCGGCGTGGCGCGAGGGCCGATCCCTGAGGCCCTGCGCCCCTGATCGCCGGGAGGTCGGTCGCTCATGCCTCAAGAGAGCCTGAATCCCTTTGACGTCGCTCTACGACAGTTCGAAGCGGCCGCGGAGCTGCTCGGCCTCCCGGACGGCTTGCGGAGTCTCCTGCGGAGCCCGAAGCGACAGCTCCTGGTGTCGGTTCCCACCCTGATGGACGACGGCTCCGTCCACGTATTCGACGGATACCGGGTCCAGCACAACGTCGCGCGTGGTCCCTCCCTGGGGGGGACGCGTTACCACCCGAAACTGAACCTCGATGAGGTCAAGGCCTTGGCGGTCTGGAGCACCTGGACCGCGGCCACCGTCAACATCCCCTTCGGAGGAGCCGCGGGCGGGGTGGCCTGCGATGCTCGGAAGCTCTCCCGGGGCGAGCGGGAGAGGATGACCCGACGCTTCGCCGCGGAGCTGTCGATCCTCCTCGGTCCCGATCGCGACATTCTCGCCCCCGACCTCTACACCGATTCCCAGACCATGGCCTGGATCGCCGACACGCATTCCCTCGGCCAGGGTCATTCCGCCCTGGGGGCGGTGGCGGGGAAGCCGGCGGAGCTCTTGGGCGGAAGCCGCCCGGAGGCCGTGGCTCGGGGTGCCCTCTTCTGCATCCACGAGGCCTGCTCGCTCCTGCGCAAGCCCGTTCGCGGGGCCACCGTCGTGGTCCAAGGCTTCGGCAGCGTGGGGGCGGGCGCGGCCCGCCTCCTGCACCAGGATGGCGCCAAGGTAGTGGCGGTCTCCGACAGCCGGGGGGGCGTCTATTCGGCTCGGGGCCTGGACCTGGGCCCCCTCCTGGAGCACAAGGAGCGAACGGGCTCGGTGGTGGGCTTCAAG harbors:
- the mtnA gene encoding S-methyl-5-thioribose-1-phosphate isomerase, which gives rise to MVPTVSWEDEAVVMIDQRRLPEEQVFLRCRDHREVAEAIRGMAIRGAPAIGVAAALGVALGVRGTPAEGPSLQAAFEGICEELRATRPTAVNLFWAIERMRRRFNEALPRGGAVLRAALLEEALAIQAEDLESCRRMGDLGASLVPEGARILTHCNAGALATAGYGTALGVVRSAARQGKVRNVFADETRPYLQGARLTTWELAQDGIPATLITDSTAGHLMATHEVDLVLVGADRIAANGDVANKIGTYTLAVLAKENNLPFLVAAPASTFDLETPSGDGIPIEERASSEVTHHGGRRLAPEGVRVRNPAFDVTPHRFVTAIICERGIARAPYTETLRALLGR
- a CDS encoding Glu/Leu/Phe/Val dehydrogenase, whose amino-acid sequence is MPQESLNPFDVALRQFEAAAELLGLPDGLRSLLRSPKRQLLVSVPTLMDDGSVHVFDGYRVQHNVARGPSLGGTRYHPKLNLDEVKALAVWSTWTAATVNIPFGGAAGGVACDARKLSRGERERMTRRFAAELSILLGPDRDILAPDLYTDSQTMAWIADTHSLGQGHSALGAVAGKPAELLGGSRPEAVARGALFCIHEACSLLRKPVRGATVVVQGFGSVGAGAARLLHQDGAKVVAVSDSRGGVYSARGLDLGPLLEHKERTGSVVGFKGAERVTGEELIQVKCDVLVPAALESQITQRNASRVRARILAEVASGPTTPGADRILRDRGVFLIPDILCNAGGVIASYLERARDLQGLCGEEAEGARHLERVMRRAFHEVNETAKRHKTDMRTAAQALAVGRVAETTRTRGLFP